TGGAGAACGCGGCGGCGCGAAAGTCGCTGGTTTTGAGTTGGGAAACTCTCCCCTCGACTGCACACCAGAATTAGTGCAAGAGCGGCGTTTGTTTATCAGTACCACAAACGGCACTCGTGCTTTACAAAGGGTACAAGACTCCCCAAATGTATTAGCAGCAGCCTTGATTAACCGGGCGGCGGTGGTGCAATTTCTCTTAGATAAGCAACCAGAGACAGTATGGATTGTCGGTTCCGGTTGGGAAGGCAGTTATTCCTTAGAGGATACAGTTTGTGCAGGTGCGATCGCTCATAGCATTTTGCAGCAAACCAAGTTGTCACCTGAAGAACTCGCTGGTAACGATGAAGTAATTAGTGCGATCGCTCTTTACTCTCAGTGGCAAGATAACTTATTAGGATTACTTCACCAAGCTAGTCACGGCCAACGATTGTTGCGTC
This portion of the Nostoc sp. GT001 genome encodes:
- a CDS encoding 2-phosphosulfolactate phosphatase family protein — protein: MKLFVYHTPELTPTDKAPECAIAVDVLRATSTIATVLASGGEAVQVFSDLDQLIEVSEKWPPEKRLRAGERGGAKVAGFELGNSPLDCTPELVQERRLFISTTNGTRALQRVQDSPNVLAAALINRAAVVQFLLDKQPETVWIVGSGWEGSYSLEDTVCAGAIAHSILQQTKLSPEELAGNDEVISAIALYSQWQDNLLGLLHQASHGQRLLRLDCLDDLKYCSQTDILDVLPIQHETGVLKSQKK